A single region of the Neodiprion pinetum isolate iyNeoPine1 chromosome 5, iyNeoPine1.2, whole genome shotgun sequence genome encodes:
- the Taz gene encoding tafazzin isoform X2 — translation MVYDIKWIIPKLRNPTKFWKFASSITFAAVGIFSKFILATLDLRHLINRRVIRWSLAAHDICFTNVWHSYFFMLGKCVPVLRGEGVYQESMNFCIEKLSSGEWVHVFPEGKVNMLKENTRLKWGVGRLILESPVTPLVIPIYHLGMDDVLPNEPPYMIKTHKKVTMNYGDPIDFSEMLKELRSAKANEIDARKAITDRIQEELLRLRSVTEKLHLQS, via the exons ATGGTTTACGACATCAAATGGATAATACCAAAGCTTCGAAATCCGACAAAATTTTGGAAGTTCGCAAGTTCGATTACGTTCGCAGCAGTGGGGATATTCTCTAAGTTCATTCTAG CTACCCTGGATCTTCGCCACTTGATAAACAGGCGTGTGATAAGATGGTCCCTAGCTGCGCACGATATATGCTTTACCAATGTTTGGCACTCCTACTTCTTTATGTTAGGAAAATGCGTGCCTGTTCTTAGAGGGGAAGGAGTTTATCAAGAGAGCATGAACttttgcattgaaaaattatccagCGGTGAATGGGTTCACGTATTTCCGGAGGGCAAAGTAAACATGCTCAAAGAAAATACGAg GTTGAAATGGGGTGTAGGAAGACTTATACTAGAATCTCCGGTGACCCCGTTAGTAATTCCTATCTACCATTTGGGGATGGATGACGTTTTACCTAATGAACCTCCGTACATGATAAAAACTCATAAAAAAGTAACAATGAATTACGGGGACCCCATAGATTTCAGCGAAATGTTGAAAGAACTGAGGTCAGCCAAAGCAAATGAAATTGATGCTAGGAAAGCGATTACTGATCGTATTCAAGAGGAACTTTTAAG ATTGCGATCGGTTACGGAGAAACTTCACCTGCAGTCTTGA
- the Taz gene encoding tafazzin isoform X1, with translation MVYDIKWIIPKLRNPTKFWKFASSITFAAVGIFSKFILEWLNKTKIYNKHIITRALDCRPRNVPLITISNHHSCFDDPGIWATLDLRHLINRRVIRWSLAAHDICFTNVWHSYFFMLGKCVPVLRGEGVYQESMNFCIEKLSSGEWVHVFPEGKVNMLKENTRLKWGVGRLILESPVTPLVIPIYHLGMDDVLPNEPPYMIKTHKKVTMNYGDPIDFSEMLKELRSAKANEIDARKAITDRIQEELLRLRSVTEKLHLQS, from the exons ATGGTTTACGACATCAAATGGATAATACCAAAGCTTCGAAATCCGACAAAATTTTGGAAGTTCGCAAGTTCGATTACGTTCGCAGCAGTGGGGATATTCTCTAAGTTCATTCTAG AATGGTTGaacaaaactaaaatataCAACAAGCATATCATAACGAGGGCCTTGGATTGTCGACCTCGGAACGTCCCTCTCATCACCATATCAAACCATCACAGCTGCTTCGACGATCCTGGAATTTGGG CTACCCTGGATCTTCGCCACTTGATAAACAGGCGTGTGATAAGATGGTCCCTAGCTGCGCACGATATATGCTTTACCAATGTTTGGCACTCCTACTTCTTTATGTTAGGAAAATGCGTGCCTGTTCTTAGAGGGGAAGGAGTTTATCAAGAGAGCATGAACttttgcattgaaaaattatccagCGGTGAATGGGTTCACGTATTTCCGGAGGGCAAAGTAAACATGCTCAAAGAAAATACGAg GTTGAAATGGGGTGTAGGAAGACTTATACTAGAATCTCCGGTGACCCCGTTAGTAATTCCTATCTACCATTTGGGGATGGATGACGTTTTACCTAATGAACCTCCGTACATGATAAAAACTCATAAAAAAGTAACAATGAATTACGGGGACCCCATAGATTTCAGCGAAATGTTGAAAGAACTGAGGTCAGCCAAAGCAAATGAAATTGATGCTAGGAAAGCGATTACTGATCGTATTCAAGAGGAACTTTTAAG ATTGCGATCGGTTACGGAGAAACTTCACCTGCAGTCTTGA